In one Pseudoliparis swirei isolate HS2019 ecotype Mariana Trench chromosome 23, NWPU_hadal_v1, whole genome shotgun sequence genomic region, the following are encoded:
- the ccdc103 gene encoding coiled-coil domain-containing protein 103 yields MAGSDDVIDFSLLEGELQAAVRTERRHHRENQAKLRAVSQGVSYSQFRDLVSSCHLNPLGRSDKDGSPRNQPWNPVAPDNKPWNPVAPGNQPWNPVAPDNQGGR; encoded by the exons ATGGCGGGgtccgatgatgtcatcgactTCTCGCTGCTCGAGGGCGAGCTGCAGGCGGCGGTCCGGACCGAGCGGCGCCACCACCGAGAGAACCAGGCCAAGCTGAGGGCCGTCAGCCAGGGGGTCTCCTACAGCCAGTTCAG GGACCTGGTCTCGAGCTGCCACCTGAACCCTCTGGGGAGGAGCGATAAAGACGGATCTCCTCGGAACCAGCCCTGGAACCCGGTCGCCCCGGACAACAAGCCCTGGAACCCGGTCGCCCCGGGCAACCAGCCCTGGAACCCGGTCGCCCCGGACAACCAGGGAGGACGTTGA